The Candidatus Sphingomonas colombiensis genome contains the following window.
GATCATCAGCCTCGCGCCGGAGGTGTTGTAATGGCCGCCGCGAAGATCAAGAAGGGTGACCGCGTGATCGTCCTGTCCGGCAAGGACAAGGGCAAGACCGGCACCGTCACGCTGGCAATGCCGAAGGACGGCAAGGTCGTCGTGGAAGGCGTCAACGTCGCCACCCGTCACCGCAAGCCGAGCCAGGCGAACCCGCAGGGTGGCCTGGAGCGCTCGGAAGCGCCGATGCACATCTCGAAGGTGGCGCACGTCACCGCCGAGGGCAAGCCGACGCGCGTCCGTTTCGAGGTGCAGGACGGCAAGAAGGTCCGCGTGGCCGTGAAGTCCGGGGAGAAGATCGATGGCTGATGCTTACAAGCCGCGCCTCCGCAAGCTGTATGACGACAACATCGCCAAGGCGATGATGGAGAAGTTCGGCTACAAGAACGCGATGGAAATCCCGCGGATCGACAAGATCGTCATCAACATGGGCGTCGGTGAGGCGACCCAGGACAAGAAGCGCGTCGAACAGGCCGCTTCCGAGATGGAGCTGATCGCGGGCCAGAAGCCGGTGGTCACCAAGGCGAAGAAGTCGATCGCGCAGTTCAAGCTGCGTGAAGGCATGCCGATCGGCGTGAAGGTGACGCTGCGTCGCGAGCGGATGTACGAGTTCCTCGACCGCTTCGTCACCATCGCGCTGCCGCGCGTCCGCGACTTCCGCGGGCTGAACCCGAAGAGCTTCGACGGCCGTGGCAATTACGCCTGCGGTCTGAAGGAGCAGATCGTGTTCCCGGAAATCAACTACGACCGCATCGACAAGGTGCGTGGCATGGACATCATCGTCGCGACGACCGCGAAGACCGACGACGAAGCGCGCGAGCTGCTTCGTCTGTTCGGCTTCCCGTTCCCGCAGGATGCCGATGCCGAAGAGAAGAAGGCGGCGTGATCGCCTTGATCATGAATTTGAACGAGAGAGCTTAAGTCCATGGCGAAACTGAGTTCCGTTAATAAGAACGAGCGCCGCAAGAAGCTGGTGAAGCAATACGCCGGCAAGCTTGCAGCGCTGAAGGCGAAGGCGAACGACAAGTCGCTCGACGAGACCGAGCGTCTCATCGCGCGCCTGAAGATGGCCGAGCTGCCGCGCAATGCGAACCCGACCCGGGTGCGCAACCGCTGTGAGGTGACCGGTCGTCCGCGCGCCTATTATCGCAAATTCCGTCTCTGCCGCGTGCAGCTCCGTGAACTGGCCAACAAGGGCCTGATTCCCGGTGTCACGAAGTCGAGCTGGTAAGGATCACGAACAATGGCAGTGACCGATCCCCTGGGTGACCTGCTCACCCGTATCCGCAACGGCCAGCGCGCACGCAAGGACAGCGTCGTGTCGCCGGCATCGAAGATGCGGACCCGCGTGCTCGACGTGCTTCAGCGCGAAGGCTACATCCGTGGCTATAGCGCCGAAGACATGGGCCCCGTGAAGGGCGTCCGTATCGAGCTCAAGTATTTCGAGGGCCAGCCGGCGATCAAGCACGTCGCGCGCGTCTCGAAGCCCGGCCGCCGCATCTACAGTGGCTCGCAAGAGCTGCCGCGGGTGATGAACGGCCTTGGCATCACGATCGTTTCGACGCCGCGTGGCGTTCTGTCCGACGCGGAAGCGCGCGAGCAGAATGTTGGTGGCGAAGTGCTGGCGGAGGTGTTCTGATGAGCCGCATCGGCAAAAAGCCGGTCGCGATCCCTTCGGGCGTGACCGCGAACATCGCGAACGGCACGCTGAGCGTGAAGGGGCCGAAGGGCACCCTGGCGCTTCAGCTCGCCAGCGAAGTCACCTATGACGTTCAGGCGGACGGCATTTCGGTGCAGCCCGCCAACGAGACCAAGCGCGCACGTGCCTTCTGGGGCATGCAGCGCACGATGGTGCAGAATCTCGTGACGGGTGTGACCGAGGGCTTCACCAAGAAGCTGCTGATCACCGGCGTCGGCTATCGCGCCGCTGCGCAGGGCAAGAAGCTGAAGCTTCAGCTCGGCTACAGCCACGATGTCGATATCGACGTGCCGGAAGGTCTTGAGGTCAAGACCCCGGACAACACGACGGTCGAGATTTCGGGCGCCGACAAGCAGAAGGTCGGCCAGCTCGCCGCAGAGATCCGCCGCTGGCGTAAGCCTGAGCCTTACAAGGGCAAGGGCATCAAGTACGACGGCGAGTACATCTTCCGTAAGGAAGGGAAGAAGAAGTGACCAAGGGCCTTTCGCTTTTCGAAAAGCGGCGTCGCCGCAATCGCACGGCGCTTCGTGCACGTGCTGGTACTCGTCCGCGTCTGTCGGTGCATCGCTCGGGCAAGCATATCTATGCCCAGGTGATCGACGACGAGGCGGGCCGCACGGTCGCGTCGGCTTCGACGCTGGCCGGCCACGAGGGCAAGACCGCGACTGTCGCGGCCGCGTCCGAAGTGGGCAAGCGCGTTGCGGAAGCGGCGAAGGCCGCTGGCGTCACGCAGGTCGTGTTCGACCGTGGCGGCTTCCTGTTTCACGGCCGGGTGAAGGCGTTGGCGGAAGCCGCGCGTGAAGCCGGACTGGAGTTCTAAGACATGGCTGACGAGAACAACACCGAGGTGCAGGCCACCGCAGCGCCGGCTCCCGAGGCTGGTGCTCCGGCGGGCGAGGCGCCCCGCGGTCGCGGTGCGCGTGGCGGTCGTGGCAGCGGCGGCGGCGATCGTGGCCGTGGCGGCCGCGATGGCAACCGTGGGCGTCGCGACGATCGTCGCAACAACAACGACGACGGTGGTGAGGAGCTGATCGAAAAGCTCGTCCACATCAACCGCGTGTCGAAGACGGTGAAGGGCGGTAAGCGCTTCGGTTTCGCCGCGCTCGTCGTTGTCGGCGATGGCAAGGGCCGGGTCGGCTTCGGCCACGGCAAGGCACGCGAAGTGCCGGAAGCCATCTCCAAGGCGACCGCGTCGGCCAAGAAGCACATGGTCCGCGTTGCGCTCAAGGAAGGCCGCACGCTGCATCACGATGGCAATGGCCATTTCGGTGCGGGTCGCGTTACCCTCCGCTCGGCGCCGCAGGGCACCGGGATCATCGCGGGCGGCCCGATGCGCGCCGTCTTCGAGAGCCTGGGCGTCCATGACGTGGTCACCAAGTCGGTCGGCACGTCGAACCCCTACAACATGATCCGCGCCACCTTTGAGGCGCTGAGCAGCCAGACTTCGCCGAAGTCGGTCGCGCAGCGTCGTGGCAAGAAGATCGCCGACCTGCTCGGCCGTGGCCATGGCGCTGATGCGCAGACTGCCGCTGCCGAAGCGGCGGCCGTCACGGAGTAAGCCGGCATGGCGAAGATCAAGATCAAGCAGACCGGTTCGCCGATCCGCCGCACCAAGGATCAGCGCGCGACGCTGGTCGGGCTCGGCCTCAACAAGATGCACCGGGTTTCGGAGCTGGAAGACAGCCCCGAAGTCCGCGGGATGATCCGCAAGGTGCAGCACATGGTTGAAGTGCAGGGCTGATCGCCCGTCATTTCACCAGGTGACAAATCGGGGGGAGGGGGCTAACGCGCCTCCTTCCCTTTTCCATTGCGCGTAACAAGCGAAAGCGAGTGCACATTATGAAACTGAACGAACTCCGCGACAACGAAGGCGCCCGTCATCGCCGCATGCGTATCGGCCGTGGCATCGGCTCCGGCAAGGGCAAGACCGGCGGCCGTGGCCAGAAGGGCCAGAAGAGCCGCGAAGGCGTCTCGATCGCCGGCTTCGAGGGCGGCCAGATGCCGCTCCACATGCGTCTGCCGAAGCGGGGCTTCAACAACATCTTCGCCAAGGATTATGCTGAGGTGAACCTCGGCGCGATCCAGAAGGCGGTCGATGCGGGCAAGCTGACCGCCGGCAGCGATATCGATCACGCGGCGCTGAAGGCCGCTGGCCTGGCGCGCGGCGGCAAGGACGGCGTCCGTCTTCTCGCCAAGGGCGAGCTGAAGGCGAAGCTGAACTTCACCGTCGCCGGCGCTTCGGCGACGGCCCGCGCCGCCGTCGAAAAGGCTGGTGGCTCGGTCGCCGTGATCGAAGTCGTTCCGGCAGCCGAAAAGGCCAAGGCCAAGAAGGGCACCGCCCTCGCCGCCAAGGCCGCCAAGAAGGGCTGATTCCTTCACCATTCGGGCCGCGCCGATCGACCGTGTTTTTCCGCCACGCGCGGGACACAAAATCGATCGGTTCGGCGCGAAGGTGAAAGCTTATCGCCCGCGGCATTAGACATGGCGCTTCGTGCGCCTATATGAGCGGCGGGGCGGGGCATCAGTACCCTCTCCGCCGTTTTTCGTTTCCGAAGGCATCAACGCACGATGGCATCCGCAGCCGACCAGATGGCGCAAAGCATCAGCCTCGCGAAATTCTCGCAGGCGACCGACCTCAAGAAGAGGCTGTGGTTCACGATCGGCGCGCTGATCGTCTTCCGCATGTTGAGCTACGTGCCGCTTCCCGGCATTGATCCCACCGCGCTTGGCCTGTTGAGCCAGCAGACGCGCGGCGGTGTGCTCGATTTCTTCAACACCTTCTCTGGCGGCGCGCTGACGCGCATGTCGCTGATCGCGCTCGGCGTGATGCCGTACATCACGGCATCGATCGTCGTGCAGCTCGCGACATCGCTGTCGCCGCAGCTCGCCGCGATCAAGAAAGAGGGTGAGAGCGGGCGCAAGAAGCTCAATCAATATACCCGCTACGGCACGGTGCTGCTTACCGCGGTGCAGGGCTATTTCATCGCCGTCGGGCTGGAGGCGCTGGGCGCCAATCAGGGCGTGCAGGCGGTGATCCAGCCGGGCATGATGTTCCGCGTCGCTGCGGTGATCTCGCTCATCGGCGGTACGATGTTTCTGATGTGGCTGGGTGAGCAGATCACCAGCCGCGGCATCGGCAACGGTGTGTCGCTGATCATCATGGCGGGCATTGTCGCGCATTTGCCGACGACGCTGTTCAACCTGCTTGAGGGCGGTCGGTCGGGCAGCCTCGATCCGATCAAGCTGATCGGCATCGTCCTCGCGGTCGTGCTGCTCGTCCTGTTCATCTGCTTCATGGAGCGGGCGCAGCGGCGGATCCTGATCCAATATCCGAAGCGACAGACGCAGCGCGGGATGCAGGCCGAGCGCAGCCATCTGCCGCTGAAGCTGAACACCGCCGGCGTTATCCCGCCGATCTTCGCTTCGTCGCTGCTGCTGATGCCGCTCACCATCACCCAGTTCGCGGGCAATCGCGTATCGGGCGAAAGCCGGCTCGGCGATGTGATCATCAGCCTCAACCAGTATCTGCAGCACGGTTCGCCGCTTTACATGCTGTTGTATGGCGCGGGCATCATCTTCTTCTCGTTCTTCTACACTGCGGTGCAGTTCAACCCGGAAGAGACGGCGGAGAATCTGAAGCGCCACGGTGGTTTCATTCCGGGCATCCGTCCGGGCAAGAACACCGAGCAATATTTCGATTACGTCCTGACGCGCATCACCGTGATCGGTGCCGCATATCTGACGCTGATCTGTCTGTTGCCGGAATATCTGGTGACCGCGCTGTCAATTCCCTTTTATCTTGGCGGCACCAGCCTTTTGATCGTCGTCAACGTGACGATGGATACGGTAACGCAAATTCAGTCGCACCTGTTGGCGCACCAATATGGCGATCTGATCAAGAAGGCGAAGCTGAAGGGCGGTCGCCTGCGTTAAGCGCGCAGATTTTGGGAGAGGGATCGCGTGAATATTATCCTGTTGGGGCCGCCGGGCGCGGGCAAGGGGACTCAGGCTGCGCGCCTGGTCGCCGACCGGGGCATGACGCAGCTTTCGACCGGCGACATGCTGCGCGCTGCGGTCAAGGCCGGCTCGCCGGTCGGGTTGCAGGCGAAGGCCGTGATGGAATCGGGCGGGCTCGTCTCGGATGAGATCGTGTCCGCGCTGATCGGCGAGCGGCTCGATCAGGGCACTGGCGCCGGGGCGATCTTCGATGGCTATCCGCGCACTGCCGCGCAGGCCGAATCGCTCGACGAATTGCTCGGCGCGCGCGGCGCCAAGCTCGATTATGTGATCGAGCTCGCGGTCAACGAGGATGCGCTGGTCGAGCGTATCGTCGGCCGCTTCACCTGCGCCACCTGTGGCGAAGGATATCACGACAGGTTCAAGCAGCCGAAGGTCGCGGGTACCTGCGACGTATGCGGTGGGCATGAGTTCAAGCGCCGCGCAGACGACAATGAAGAAACCGTCCGCACGCGCATGGCCGAATATCGCGCGAAGACCGCGCCGATCATCCCAATCTACGAGGCGCGCGGGCTCGTGCGCCGGGTCGACGGCATGGCCGATATCGCCGACGTGACCATCGCGATCGAGGCGATTTTCGACAGCAAGTGACATATTGTCTCCTCACCTCGCTGGCCTATCATGCCGGTGAGGGAGGGGATGATGATGCGCAGTTTCCCATGCGCCGCCGCCGCGTTGCTAGCCACTGGCTGGTGCTGGGCCATGCCCGTGCAAGCCGAGGTGCTCCACGCTGCGCGTGACGGCTTTGAAATCTCTGTCACCACGATCGCCGCCGCCACGCCGGAGCTTGCCTGGGACACATTGGTCAGTCCCGCGCTCTGGTGGGATGGCGTCCACAGCTGGTCTGGCGACTCGCGCGACCTTTCTCTCGATCCGCGCGCCGGCGGCTGTTTCTGCGAGCGCCTGCCGCCGAAGGGCGATGAACAAGCCGGGTCGGTCGAGCACGGCCGGGTGATCTTCGTGCGCCCGCCGCACATGCTGCGACTCGCCAGCGCGCTCGGCCCGCTTCAGGCAGAGGCGGTAAGCGGCGTGCTCACCTTCACCATCGCGCCGGGCGAAGCGGGGCATAGCAAGCTCACGCTGCATTATGTCGTCGGGGGCTATTTTCGCAGTGACGCGACGGCGCTTGCTCCGGTGGTCGATTCGGTCCTCGGCGCACAGGTCGCGCGCTGGCGCGCGGCGGTGGAGCGTCGGTCCTCGGGTAAATGAACAAATTGTCATGCGGGAGCCACCCGCCCGATGCGTGACGGGTTCTATCTCGTGAGTCATAGCCGGTTGTCCCCCCTTCCGGCTCCCAAATCAGGTGTCACCTGACCACGAGATCGGTACCCGAAACTCCCGGGGGTACCGAGGCCGGCGGGAAGTTCGCTTCCCGCCGGCTTTCCGTTTTCGGAAACTGGGCCGGGTTCGCCGCCGGGTGGTGACGGATTTTGAAGTGGGGTGTTAGGGATGCCAACATCCGAGGTCGAAATGTTACTCTGGCTCAACACCTCCCCGGAGCGCCTCTCAGAGTCAGCTATCATTAGCCCCCACACCCGTTAGACGCCGGACCCGACGACCGGTCAGATTAACCGGGGCCTCCAACGTAACGATCGGCTTGCGTCCGCGGATCATCAATCGCGCGCCGACCACGCGGAGATCTACACCCGCGATGAAAATCGTGCTCTCGTCAAAGATCGCCTCATCGCGATCGATCACGCGGTGGTCGCCGTCCTCATCCCAAACGAGGTAATTAGTCTGTTGTGGGTGTCCTGCGAGATCGCTTGCAAAATCATCCAACTCAAACCCGGAGAGGAACTCGTCAACGTCGCCAGCAGGGCCGATGACCTCACATGCTCCTGCATGACTAATGATGGCGTGAAATAATGCGCCGGCGATTGCAATGTCAGCAATCGCCGGGCTCTGGCTGGGCGATACACCCAACTTCGAGAGCGCATACCGGATAGTGATCATAATCACGTCGTTGGGGGTGAAACGCGCGTGCCCACCACCGATCTCGGGCAAATGCCCACGCTTGCGCCAAAGGCGCTGCATGTCCTGCGTCAGACCGCTGATTTGAGCGAGGTCACCAGCCGAGTACGTCGCATAGGAGCGAGGCCATTTCATCGCCTCAGGAACGTCGCCCATCTACTCCTCCACGATCATTTGGATGCGGGAAACTGACAGCAGAGCCCGGCGATTGGTGAGAACACCATCCTCGTCGGCAACATCCACCAATTCGCCGGCCAAAAATCGGCCATTGGCCGCCAGCGCGCCGACCTCTGGAATGCCGCAGGCTGGCAACTCAACAAGCTGCGGCTCAGCCCAGCCCATAAGAAAAATCCGAAACTGTCCCATTCCGATCCTCGATTCGTGGTTTGTTCTAAAGGATCAATGATCTTTGTCAATCGGGATCATTGACTCTATAGATCGGGATCAATAATAAGTTAGCCTTCTGAAACAGCTAGGAGGTTGGAATGAACAGGTTAGAAGTCAGGGAGCGGGCGCAGATTCTGCATGCGCTCTGCGAAGGCATGTCGATGCGCGCATGTGAGCGGGTCTTTGATCGCCCTCTCGCAACGGTGGTGAAGATCGTCGAAGAAGTGGGCGATATGGCGATCCGATTTCACCAGCGTGCACCGACCTACAGTCCACGCATGATCCAGGTGGATGAATTGTGGTCTTTCGTGGGGAGGAACGACCACGGATACAAATTAGATGAAAAGGTGGAGTCCGAGGGCGTTAGCTGGACGTATCTTGGTGTCGATCCCGATACGCAGCTTGTACTTGGCTATCACGTTGGCGGGCGCCATGCAGTCGATGCCGTTGCATTCATGCGGAAGATCGCGTCGCGTTTGACCCGAGCAGCCGATGGCTCCTTTGCCACTCGGCCCTCGATCGCGTTCGATGGGCTGCCCGCTTACCCTGACGCGGTAGACCTCGCCTTCGGCGATGACGTGAATGCAGGCGTTTTCGAAAAGCAATATGATGAACGGAAGCGCTACAAGGGGTCGGTGCGCAAACGGGTGAAGGGATCGCTCGACGCAGAGGAGATCAATACTTGGCGGATCGAACGCGAGAACGGATTTATGCGCCAAGCCAATCGCCGTTTCACCCGTAAGTCGAACGGCTTCTCAAAGCGGCTGGAGTTTCATGAGCGTCAAATTGCTATTTGGATGCTGTATCGCAACTATTGTTGGGTTCCTCGTCCGCGCCGTTTGCGGGATGGAACCTCCCGTTGGGAAAAGCGCGTTCCGGGAGCAATGGCCGCGGGCCTGACTGATCGCGTTTGGACCATCGACGAACTCGTTGAAATGTCCGACGAGTTCCGAGCTACTCGGATCGCCGAGGAAGTGAACAATGCTCCAGTTCCGGCCGTGTGCCCCGACGAAGCTCCGTTCTGGGTCAATCATAGCCCCTATCATCGCCGTGCGAAGGTCCATGCGGCCACGTGTTCGACGCGGAAGAAAGCGTTGGCAGCCGAAGGGACGGTGGTCAGGGAGGGCATGTGGCGCGGGTTTGCCACGCAGGATGAAGCAACGAAGTTCGCCGCTCATCTTGAACCCGACCATCATGACATCTGCCGCCTGTGCTTGGGTTCCTACCTCACGTTATCGACATTCGGACGTCGTCGGTGACCGCAAGCTTTCCTTGACGCTCAACGATTGGCAGGCGACAAGTACGAGATGATCACGGATGCCACAGCCACGGACCGCATTGTTTCCGCTCACGGAGCCATGTTGTCGTGCGCGGTCGAGAATCCTCATTACTTCCCTTATGCGCGGGCTGCGCTTTAGTCGGACCTGAAAAATCCGACCAAAGTAGAAGCCCTTCCGAAGCCCTTCGGGAGGGCTTTTTCGTAGCCGAAAGCATCCCAATGTTGCTGACCATCTCGACGACGCATCAACCGGCCAGCGATCTAGGCTTTCTGTTGATGAAGCATCCGGACAACGTGCATCAGACGGAACTTCCGTTCGGTCGTGCCACGCTGTTCTTTCCGGAGGTGAGCGACGTGCGCTGCACAGCGGCAATGATGCTAGAGGTCGATCCGGTTGAATTAGTGCGTGGCAAGGGCGGCGCACCAGGACATCAGGACCAATATGTTAACGACCGACCATACGCCGCATCGTCGTTGCTGGCAGTTGCGCTTGGTCGATTGCTCGGCACAGCGATCTCTGGCCGTTCGAAACTTAGGCAAGAGATTGCCGACCAACCGATCCCGCTGGAAGCGACAATCACGCCGCTGCCGGCGCGCGGCGGTGCTGATCTCGTGGGCAGGCTGTTCGAGCCACTAGGCTATGAGGTCGAGACAACGCCGATCCCACTCGATCCTGCGCATCCGGATTGGGGTAACAGCCCTTATGTTGCCCTTCACCTGAGCGGCACTGTGCGGTTGGCGGAACTGCTAACCCATATCTTTGTGCTGGTTCCTACGCTCGACGGTGCAAAGCACTATTACATTGGCGAAGACGAAGTGCAGAAGCTGCTCCGCAAAGGCGAGGGGTGGCTCGACGCACACCCTGAACGTGAAACGATTGTGCGGCGATATCTCAAGGGCTTCCGGTCGCTGATGCGCCTCGCCGAGGCCAGCTTCGAGGAAAGTGCGGATGCCGAGCCCATTGAACTCGCCGAGGCCCGCGATGAGCAAGAGGAAGCGATCGAGAAACCAATCCGCCTGAACGACATACGTATCGAGCGAGTTGTTTCAACATTGACCGCCCTCGGCGCTCAGACGATTCTGGACTGCGGATGCGGCGAAGGAAAGCTGCTTCGCGCCCTGCTCAAAGTTCGCGGTTTCACTCGGATCGTGGGCGTCGAGGTCGCGCCCCGCATCCTTGCTACCGCCGGCGATAGGCTCAGAGTCGAAGAGATGCAGGACATGCAGCGAAAGCGACTGGAACTGATCCAAGGGTCCCTGACCTACCGCGATGATCGGCTTCTGGGTTTTGATGCCGCCGCCGTCATCGAGGTCATTGAGCATATGGATGCCGAGCGCCTTCCGGCGTTCGAACAGGCGCTTTTCGGCCATGCACGTCCGTTGGCAATCGTTGTGACGACGCCAAACCGCGATTACAACGCGTTGTTCCCCAACCTTGCCGAAGGCAAGCTACGGCATCCCGATCATCGCTTTGAATGGACGCGCGACCAGTTTCGCCATTGGGCTGAGTCGGTTGCTGTTGCCCATGGCTATAGTGTCCGTTTCGAAGGCATCGGAGCCGAAGACACTAATTTGGGCGCGCCGACCCAGATGGGGATTTTTACGCGATGAAAATCGAAATCCCCGAGTTCGCGCTCGTCTTGCTGGTGGGCGCATCAGGCACCGGCAAGTCCAGCTTCGCATCGCAGCACTTCCTAGCCACCGAGGTCGTGTCGTCCGACCGTGCGCGCGGCTGGGTTGCTGACGACGAAACTGACCAGTCGGCGACGCCTGACGCGTTCGATCTCGTTCACGCCATCGTCGAAAAACGCCTCAAAAACCGCCGCTTCACGGTTGTGGATGCAACGAACGTCCAGCCACAATCGCGTAAAACTCTCATTGCGTTAGCAAAGCGTTGGCACGCGCTGGCAGTCGCGATCGTTTTCGATCTCCCCGAGCAAGTTGCGGTTACGCGCAATGCTGCCCGGCCGGATCGGCAATTTGGCGCAGGCCCTGTTCGACGCCAGATGCAAGACCTTCGCCGCTCACTTCGCGGGCTTCCGCGAGAAGGCTTACGATACGTCTATACGCTGCGATCGGCGGAAGAGGTCGATGTGGTATCAATCACGCGCACGCGCCTTTGGACCGATCGCCGGGAGGATACAGGTCCCTTCGATATTATCGGTGACGTGCATGGCTGTGCGGATGAACTGGAGACGCTGCTCGGCACACTCGGCTACACCGTACAATGGGACGGCAAGGCGGTCTCGGTCACCCCGCCTGAGGGGCGTCGTGCAATCTTCATCGGCGATCTCGTGGATCGCGGCCCGCGTTCGCCTGATGTGCTTCGTATTGCCCGACACATGGTGGAGAATGGCACCGCGCTCGCCGTGGTCGGCAACCATGACGATAAGCTCAAGCGGCATTTGTCAGGCAAGGCGGTGAAGCCGACCCACGGACTCGCCGAAACAATCGAGCAACTGGATGCTGAAACTCCGGAGTTCGCCGTCGATATGCGCGGCTGGCTGGACGGACTGATCAGCCACTATGTTCTCGATGAAGGTCGATTGGTCGTCGCACATGCTGGCGTGAAAGAAGAGATGCAGGGCCGGGCGTCCGGGGCTGTTCGTGCGTTC
Protein-coding sequences here:
- the rplX gene encoding 50S ribosomal protein L24; translated protein: MAAAKIKKGDRVIVLSGKDKGKTGTVTLAMPKDGKVVVEGVNVATRHRKPSQANPQGGLERSEAPMHISKVAHVTAEGKPTRVRFEVQDGKKVRVAVKSGEKIDG
- the rplE gene encoding 50S ribosomal protein L5, which gives rise to MADAYKPRLRKLYDDNIAKAMMEKFGYKNAMEIPRIDKIVINMGVGEATQDKKRVEQAASEMELIAGQKPVVTKAKKSIAQFKLREGMPIGVKVTLRRERMYEFLDRFVTIALPRVRDFRGLNPKSFDGRGNYACGLKEQIVFPEINYDRIDKVRGMDIIVATTAKTDDEARELLRLFGFPFPQDADAEEKKAA
- the rpsN gene encoding 30S ribosomal protein S14, with product MAKLSSVNKNERRKKLVKQYAGKLAALKAKANDKSLDETERLIARLKMAELPRNANPTRVRNRCEVTGRPRAYYRKFRLCRVQLRELANKGLIPGVTKSSW
- the rpsH gene encoding 30S ribosomal protein S8, which produces MAVTDPLGDLLTRIRNGQRARKDSVVSPASKMRTRVLDVLQREGYIRGYSAEDMGPVKGVRIELKYFEGQPAIKHVARVSKPGRRIYSGSQELPRVMNGLGITIVSTPRGVLSDAEAREQNVGGEVLAEVF
- the rplF gene encoding 50S ribosomal protein L6; amino-acid sequence: MSRIGKKPVAIPSGVTANIANGTLSVKGPKGTLALQLASEVTYDVQADGISVQPANETKRARAFWGMQRTMVQNLVTGVTEGFTKKLLITGVGYRAAAQGKKLKLQLGYSHDVDIDVPEGLEVKTPDNTTVEISGADKQKVGQLAAEIRRWRKPEPYKGKGIKYDGEYIFRKEGKKK
- the rplR gene encoding 50S ribosomal protein L18, with amino-acid sequence MTKGLSLFEKRRRRNRTALRARAGTRPRLSVHRSGKHIYAQVIDDEAGRTVASASTLAGHEGKTATVAAASEVGKRVAEAAKAAGVTQVVFDRGGFLFHGRVKALAEAAREAGLEF
- the rpsE gene encoding 30S ribosomal protein S5 translates to MADENNTEVQATAAPAPEAGAPAGEAPRGRGARGGRGSGGGDRGRGGRDGNRGRRDDRRNNNDDGGEELIEKLVHINRVSKTVKGGKRFGFAALVVVGDGKGRVGFGHGKAREVPEAISKATASAKKHMVRVALKEGRTLHHDGNGHFGAGRVTLRSAPQGTGIIAGGPMRAVFESLGVHDVVTKSVGTSNPYNMIRATFEALSSQTSPKSVAQRRGKKIADLLGRGHGADAQTAAAEAAAVTE
- the rpmD gene encoding 50S ribosomal protein L30, whose protein sequence is MAKIKIKQTGSPIRRTKDQRATLVGLGLNKMHRVSELEDSPEVRGMIRKVQHMVEVQG
- the rplO gene encoding 50S ribosomal protein L15, encoding MKLNELRDNEGARHRRMRIGRGIGSGKGKTGGRGQKGQKSREGVSIAGFEGGQMPLHMRLPKRGFNNIFAKDYAEVNLGAIQKAVDAGKLTAGSDIDHAALKAAGLARGGKDGVRLLAKGELKAKLNFTVAGASATARAAVEKAGGSVAVIEVVPAAEKAKAKKGTALAAKAAKKG
- the secY gene encoding preprotein translocase subunit SecY translates to MASAADQMAQSISLAKFSQATDLKKRLWFTIGALIVFRMLSYVPLPGIDPTALGLLSQQTRGGVLDFFNTFSGGALTRMSLIALGVMPYITASIVVQLATSLSPQLAAIKKEGESGRKKLNQYTRYGTVLLTAVQGYFIAVGLEALGANQGVQAVIQPGMMFRVAAVISLIGGTMFLMWLGEQITSRGIGNGVSLIIMAGIVAHLPTTLFNLLEGGRSGSLDPIKLIGIVLAVVLLVLFICFMERAQRRILIQYPKRQTQRGMQAERSHLPLKLNTAGVIPPIFASSLLLMPLTITQFAGNRVSGESRLGDVIISLNQYLQHGSPLYMLLYGAGIIFFSFFYTAVQFNPEETAENLKRHGGFIPGIRPGKNTEQYFDYVLTRITVIGAAYLTLICLLPEYLVTALSIPFYLGGTSLLIVVNVTMDTVTQIQSHLLAHQYGDLIKKAKLKGGRLR
- a CDS encoding adenylate kinase, which encodes MNIILLGPPGAGKGTQAARLVADRGMTQLSTGDMLRAAVKAGSPVGLQAKAVMESGGLVSDEIVSALIGERLDQGTGAGAIFDGYPRTAAQAESLDELLGARGAKLDYVIELAVNEDALVERIVGRFTCATCGEGYHDRFKQPKVAGTCDVCGGHEFKRRADDNEETVRTRMAEYRAKTAPIIPIYEARGLVRRVDGMADIADVTIAIEAIFDSK
- a CDS encoding MerR family transcriptional regulator; its protein translation is MGDVPEAMKWPRSYATYSAGDLAQISGLTQDMQRLWRKRGHLPEIGGGHARFTPNDVIMITIRYALSKLGVSPSQSPAIADIAIAGALFHAIISHAGACEVIGPAGDVDEFLSGFELDDFASDLAGHPQQTNYLVWDEDGDHRVIDRDEAIFDESTIFIAGVDLRVVGARLMIRGRKPIVTLEAPVNLTGRRVRRLTGVGANDS
- a CDS encoding IS1 family transposase, which codes for MNRLEVRERAQILHALCEGMSMRACERVFDRPLATVVKIVEEVGDMAIRFHQRAPTYSPRMIQVDELWSFVGRNDHGYKLDEKVESEGVSWTYLGVDPDTQLVLGYHVGGRHAVDAVAFMRKIASRLTRAADGSFATRPSIAFDGLPAYPDAVDLAFGDDVNAGVFEKQYDERKRYKGSVRKRVKGSLDAEEINTWRIERENGFMRQANRRFTRKSNGFSKRLEFHERQIAIWMLYRNYCWVPRPRRLRDGTSRWEKRVPGAMAAGLTDRVWTIDELVEMSDEFRATRIAEEVNNAPVPAVCPDEAPFWVNHSPYHRRAKVHAATCSTRKKALAAEGTVVREGMWRGFATQDEATKFAAHLEPDHHDICRLCLGSYLTLSTFGRRR
- a CDS encoding 3' terminal RNA ribose 2'-O-methyltransferase Hen1, translating into MLLTISTTHQPASDLGFLLMKHPDNVHQTELPFGRATLFFPEVSDVRCTAAMMLEVDPVELVRGKGGAPGHQDQYVNDRPYAASSLLAVALGRLLGTAISGRSKLRQEIADQPIPLEATITPLPARGGADLVGRLFEPLGYEVETTPIPLDPAHPDWGNSPYVALHLSGTVRLAELLTHIFVLVPTLDGAKHYYIGEDEVQKLLRKGEGWLDAHPERETIVRRYLKGFRSLMRLAEASFEESADAEPIELAEARDEQEEAIEKPIRLNDIRIERVVSTLTALGAQTILDCGCGEGKLLRALLKVRGFTRIVGVEVAPRILATAGDRLRVEEMQDMQRKRLELIQGSLTYRDDRLLGFDAAAVIEVIEHMDAERLPAFEQALFGHARPLAIVVTTPNRDYNALFPNLAEGKLRHPDHRFEWTRDQFRHWAESVAVAHGYSVRFEGIGAEDTNLGAPTQMGIFTR